The DNA region TTTATGTGGACAGGTTTATTTTACCAGACACATAATATGTACAACGACGGTGGTGCTAAGTTTACATTTGCTACAGGCGCCCCATTCTTATTTTTATCAATTGCATTGTTTAGTTTTGATGTCAGGCAGAATTGGCTGCAGGATAAAACAGATATTGAAGAGGAATGAAATTGATGAGATTTTTTTTGAGTATTGCGCTCCTTATCTTATTTGCTCAACAAAGCTTTGCACAACAATCCCCTTACAACAACAGCGTTTACTCGCCGGCTATAAAAAGCGTTGAGTTTTATAATACCGCGAAGCAGGGCTCTTTCCCGGTTATTAATTTAGGGACCGATGAAAAGGTGCTGCTAACCTTCGATGACCTGCGCGGCGGCAGCCGTAATTACTATTACACCATTGAACATTGCGATGCTAACTGGAATTCATCAAACCTTTCATCTGCCGAGTACCTGCAAAGCTTTACCGACGACCGGCTGTACAATTACAGCTACTCAACCGGTACCATGCAAAAGTATACCCATTACGAAATTTCATTGCCCAACAATAACATCGCTCCCAAAATATCAGGCAATTATGTGTTGAAGGTGTATGAAGATGGCGATCAAAGCAAAATGGTGCTTACCCGCAGGATGTATGTGTTGGGCAAACGGATATCTATCGCGGCCGATATGGTTGCATCGCCCAATAATGCCACACGGCAAACCAATCAGAAGATCAACTTTACGGTTGATTGTTCGGGCCTTGTTGTGCAGAACCCGGCTTATGCCCTGCGTACTTTTATTATGCAAAACGCCCGTACAGAAACGGCAGTTCTGAACGGGCAGCCAACCTATATCCGTGGTTCGCAGTTAATTTATAATGATGTAAGCATTAATGATTTCCCCGGCCGCAATGAATTCAGGCTGTTTGATATGCGTACACTCAAGCTCAACTCGCAAAGGGTAGCCAAAATTTATAAAGATTCGACCAACGTGGTAGTGCTGCTTGGCGACCCCGTGCGCGATCAGCCTAACTACATTTTTCAGTACGATAACGACGGCAAGTTTTACATCCTGAATAATGATGGTACCATGCCAGCCACCGATGCTGACTATGCTCATGTATACTTCACGTTATCAACCAATAAAAATCCTAACGACGGAGCACCCTACGTAGTAGGCCAGTTCAATAACTACCGCCTTGATGATAGTAACAAATTGCACCCGCTTGATAACGGGAGATACACCGTAAACATGCTGCTAAAACAAGGCGTTTATGATTATGAATACGTTTGGGTGGATGCCAAAACCGGTAAAGCTGATGATATCCCTTTTGAAGGCAGTCACTTTGAAACCGAAAACGAATACCAGGTGCTTACCTATTATCGCCCTCCCGCAGCCCGTTGGGATGAACTGGTGGGTTTCAGGGAATTGGTGACGAAGAGGTAGATGCCTTACCTAAATCCTCTCCAGAGGAAAGCAACTCATGAGGGCAACAAGGTGGCAAGATGGTAACCGTTGATTTGTTTGATTACGTTGATTCGCTGATTGACTTGACCATTTGCCGCAGGCTTAGCCTAACCCAGCTCCTTCTTCATCATGTCATTATGAGGTAAAGCTATTGGACGGAAGCCATCGCTACCGCTTGCGGCAGCGGAGGGAAACAATTGTATGAAATTCATGAATACCAATTCGCTCAGTTTGTCTTAGATTAATTTTGCCTATATTAGTGGACCTCCTTATTCAGTTTTTATGAGTAATACAACACCTCAGTTACCTTCAGATTTTTTTTCGGCTAATAGTTTATTTACATTGAGTGGATCTGCATGTGCGGTCTGGATATTTTGTTTAGTGCTATCTGCTATCATTCCGGCTAATTCATTGTCAGTTTATCACTGGAGATTAATCGCTTTAATTTTCTCAGAATTATTAGCTGTTGCTATCATATTACAACAAAAGAATAATCCTTCACCTTCAATGAAGTGGTTGATAGGCCTAATTAACGGTCTGTTAATATTTATTAATGCTTCTGGCATAAACGCTGTATCGACAGGTTTAGCTTTTGAAAACAGAAATTCAGTGAAGGTTGGAAAAGCCAGTTATGTATTGACTGAGGATAAGACGACGGCTTCGTTGTTTATCTTCAAAAATGAAGTCAATTGGTGGCCAGATCTGAATATTTTACTCAAAAAGGACAGTCTTGAAAAAATAAACATTAAGCTCATTAAAAGTAATGAGCGCTTGGCAAAGGCGTTCAACAACATCAAGGAAAATTGTACTACGCCCGATCCTGATAAAAGCGCCATTTTAAAACGCGA from Mucilaginibacter sp. SJ includes:
- a CDS encoding type IX secretion system plug protein; amino-acid sequence: MRFFLSIALLILFAQQSFAQQSPYNNSVYSPAIKSVEFYNTAKQGSFPVINLGTDEKVLLTFDDLRGGSRNYYYTIEHCDANWNSSNLSSAEYLQSFTDDRLYNYSYSTGTMQKYTHYEISLPNNNIAPKISGNYVLKVYEDGDQSKMVLTRRMYVLGKRISIAADMVASPNNATRQTNQKINFTVDCSGLVVQNPAYALRTFIMQNARTETAVLNGQPTYIRGSQLIYNDVSINDFPGRNEFRLFDMRTLKLNSQRVAKIYKDSTNVVVLLGDPVRDQPNYIFQYDNDGKFYILNNDGTMPATDADYAHVYFTLSTNKNPNDGAPYVVGQFNNYRLDDSNKLHPLDNGRYTVNMLLKQGVYDYEYVWVDAKTGKADDIPFEGSHFETENEYQVLTYYRPPAARWDELVGFRELVTKR